From one Lycium ferocissimum isolate CSIRO_LF1 chromosome 5, AGI_CSIRO_Lferr_CH_V1, whole genome shotgun sequence genomic stretch:
- the LOC132057390 gene encoding F-box protein PP2-A15-like: MGASLSSLTDNESTTGKPSLGDIPENCVECVFMYLNPPEICNLARLNRAFRRAASSDAVWDSKLPVNVHQLLDVLPQRKKYEGFSKKDIFALLSRPVPFDDGNKEVWLDRISGRICMSISTKAMLITSGEDRRHWNWFPTDESRFHVVAYCQQVWWFEVGGSVKFPFPPDVYTLTFRVHLGKFYKRLGRRVCNFEHTHGWDLGPVRYELSTSDGQHIVSESSIHDSDQGGNWIEYKVGEFIVSRSDPATEVRFSMKQIDCTHSKGGLCVDSVSIVPSDLKGRRRKRVLKYH; encoded by the exons ATGGGCGCATCATTATCCAGTCTAACAGATAACGAATCAACGACGGGAAAACCAAGTCTTGGTGACATACCGGAAAATTGCGTGGAATGTGTGTTTATGTACCTTAATCCACCCGAAATCTGTAATTTAGCTAGGCTTAATAGGGCTTTTCGTCGTGCTGCATCAAGCGACGCCGTTTGGGATTCTAAACTTCCGGTTAATGTTCATCAACTGCTCGACGTATTGcctcaaagaaaaaaatacgaGGGGTTTTCTAAGAAAGATATATTTGCTTTGTTATCTAGGCCTGTTCCATTTGATGATGGCAATAAG GAAGTATGGTTGGATAGAATTAGTGGAAGGATTTGCATGTCTATCTCCACGAAAGCGATGTTGATAACTAGTGGTGAAGACAGAAGACATTGGAACTGGTTTCCTACTGATGAGTCAAG GTTCCACGTTGTGGCGTATTGCCAGCAAGTatggtggtttgaagtaggtgGTTCAGTGAAATTCCCATTTCCTCCGGATGTATACACGCTAACATTCAGGGTCCACCTTGGGAAATTTTACAAGAGACTTGGTCGACGTGTTTGCAACTTTGAGCACACTCATGGATGGGATTTAGGGCCAGTGCGATATGAACTATCTACATCTGATGGGCAGCATATAGTGAGTGAGTCCTCCATACATGATAGCGATCAAGGTGGCAACTGGATAGAGTACAAGGTGGGTGAATTTATAGTGAGTAGGTCCGACCCTGCTACTGAAGTTAGATTTTCAATGAAACAGATTGATTGCACACATTCAAAAGGTGGGCTCTGTGTAGATTCTGTATCGATTGTCCCAAGCGATCTGAAAGGTCGTAGAAGAAAAAGGGTCTTGAAGTACCACTGA